A genomic segment from Nitrospira sp. encodes:
- a CDS encoding Type IV pilus biogenesis protein PilQ: MKQTQVGVRPLLSVTVMAGLMGLVGYAQAAESGGTTGLAGFTRAAEQSAAISSENAVGDAAHAASAGAAATVLAKVEAQPEGNRMVLVLTGNGRFAHTVKLIGDRRMVLDLPHIHSDGHPAHLAVGHPLLTRVRFGYHPDKVRLVLDLAQPVEHGIDSSDGRLILTLEPKPIVAGNDAEAVAIPSVQSPESTVEKGLSPAEGRPAARPMLIAHKSPKALFQVQPIQLTTESFQKDEKKPENEVVNGPSRFIGRRISLDFQQADISNVLRLIAEVSGFNIVVGEGVKNKVTMKLANVPWDQALDMLLKMNALGMIRQGNIVWVDTLQNIAKQQDEEARAKDSRSKAEPIVTRVFYIRNINAQEVLTSLRQNLSPRGIMTISQASNALIISDTETKLEVFRQLLDGVDLEVPQVQIEARIVQADTTYTRSLGVQWGIQNVNQLGGASGTSAFKTGTTGSFGAQVSDFLINLPANPGLPSVPGAGFSIGKTDGAMLDVRLSAGELLGLTKVIAAPKITTLDKRDAKIAQGESIPFQTTSLQGTQTTFVDANLELNVTPQITSRDPKEIGKQILMKVRATRNAVGARSNPAGPSIDRREATTQVLVRDGETMVIGGVFVDSQSNNVAGIPYLSRVPVLGWLFKNKTENVSKQELLIFLTPTIVRSTT; the protein is encoded by the coding sequence ATGAAACAGACACAGGTTGGTGTTCGCCCGCTGCTGAGTGTGACTGTAATGGCCGGATTGATGGGGCTTGTCGGATATGCGCAGGCCGCCGAGTCCGGAGGAACGACGGGGTTGGCCGGATTCACCCGGGCAGCCGAACAAAGTGCCGCGATTTCGTCTGAGAACGCGGTCGGCGATGCTGCTCATGCGGCCTCAGCCGGCGCTGCGGCGACGGTGTTGGCGAAAGTCGAAGCTCAACCGGAAGGGAATCGGATGGTATTGGTCCTGACGGGCAACGGTCGGTTCGCCCATACGGTGAAGCTGATCGGGGATCGTCGGATGGTCCTCGATCTGCCGCACATTCACTCGGACGGTCACCCAGCGCACTTGGCGGTCGGTCACCCCCTGCTGACGAGAGTTCGGTTCGGGTACCACCCTGATAAGGTTCGTTTGGTTCTGGATTTGGCTCAGCCGGTCGAGCACGGCATCGATTCGAGCGATGGTCGTCTGATTCTCACGCTGGAACCAAAACCGATCGTCGCAGGGAATGACGCGGAGGCTGTGGCTATCCCTTCCGTACAGTCGCCCGAGTCAACGGTGGAAAAGGGGTTGTCGCCGGCAGAGGGACGCCCTGCGGCTCGTCCCATGCTGATCGCCCACAAGTCGCCCAAGGCGCTGTTCCAGGTTCAGCCGATCCAGCTGACCACCGAGTCATTTCAGAAAGATGAGAAAAAACCGGAAAATGAAGTGGTGAACGGCCCGTCGCGTTTTATCGGGCGGCGTATCTCACTCGACTTTCAGCAGGCCGATATCAGCAACGTGTTGCGGTTGATCGCGGAAGTCAGTGGGTTCAACATCGTGGTGGGCGAGGGGGTCAAAAACAAAGTCACCATGAAGCTGGCGAATGTACCGTGGGATCAAGCGCTCGACATGCTCTTGAAGATGAATGCCCTCGGTATGATCAGGCAGGGCAACATCGTGTGGGTCGATACCTTGCAGAATATCGCCAAACAGCAGGATGAAGAGGCCCGCGCTAAGGATTCACGATCCAAGGCCGAACCGATCGTCACGCGCGTCTTCTATATCCGCAATATCAACGCCCAGGAAGTGCTGACGTCGCTGCGGCAAAATTTGAGTCCGCGTGGGATCATGACGATCAGCCAGGCGAGCAATGCCCTCATCATCAGCGATACGGAAACCAAACTGGAAGTCTTCAGGCAATTGCTCGACGGCGTGGACCTCGAGGTTCCGCAGGTGCAGATCGAAGCGAGAATCGTTCAGGCGGATACGACCTATACCCGTTCACTCGGTGTACAGTGGGGTATTCAGAACGTCAACCAATTGGGCGGTGCGAGCGGAACGTCCGCGTTCAAGACGGGGACGACGGGATCGTTTGGCGCGCAGGTATCGGACTTCCTGATCAATCTGCCGGCCAACCCCGGATTGCCGTCCGTGCCCGGTGCCGGATTTTCGATCGGAAAAACCGACGGTGCGATGTTGGATGTGCGATTGTCGGCCGGTGAATTGCTCGGATTGACCAAGGTCATTGCAGCGCCCAAGATCACGACCTTGGATAAGCGGGATGCCAAGATCGCGCAAGGTGAGTCCATTCCCTTTCAGACCACATCCTTGCAAGGGACCCAAACCACGTTCGTGGATGCGAATCTGGAGTTGAACGTAACCCCACAGATCACGTCGCGTGATCCGAAAGAGATCGGCAAGCAGATTCTCATGAAAGTGCGGGCCACCAGGAATGCGGTCGGTGCGCGGAGCAACCCGGCCGGTCCGAGCATCGATCGTCGGGAGGCCACGACGCAGGTGCTGGTACGTGACGGGGAAACCATGGTGATCGGCGGCGTCTTCGTCGACTCCCAATCGAACAACGTCGCGGGGATTCCCTATCTCTCGCGTGTTCCGGTCTTGGGATGGCTGTTCAAGAACAAGACGGAGAATGTCTCCAAACAGGAATTGTTGATCTTCCTGACGCCGACGATCGTCCGCTCCACAACTTGA
- a CDS encoding Type IV pilus biogenesis protein PilP yields MKIRAWHSGWVVRSVSIGAVVLTIGVVTSPAESKYWPHLRQVSSMRPADAIKVQPLPDGQRRVPAVESQAPPVGVVPSQSGDSLSPEFSGASYDPSGRRDPFLPMYQPGQQLELDASLPPLQRVGLTELSLIGVIWGNYGYTAMVQTPDGKGYSIRRGTRIGPNNGVVSSITERGIIVQERFTDVYGNKQEREYVKLLHPKEGTE; encoded by the coding sequence GTGAAGATACGAGCATGGCACAGCGGATGGGTGGTGAGATCTGTGAGCATCGGAGCGGTGGTTCTGACGATCGGCGTCGTTACGTCGCCCGCTGAATCGAAGTATTGGCCCCATCTGCGACAAGTGTCATCCATGCGTCCTGCGGATGCCATTAAGGTGCAGCCTTTGCCTGATGGACAACGGCGGGTGCCGGCCGTCGAATCGCAGGCTCCGCCCGTGGGAGTCGTGCCGTCGCAGTCGGGCGATTCGTTGTCACCGGAATTTTCCGGCGCTTCGTACGATCCGTCTGGACGCCGAGATCCTTTCCTGCCGATGTACCAACCAGGCCAACAACTCGAGTTGGATGCCAGCCTTCCCCCCTTACAGCGCGTGGGTCTCACGGAACTCAGCCTGATCGGGGTGATCTGGGGGAACTATGGGTACACGGCCATGGTCCAAACGCCGGACGGCAAGGGGTACAGCATTCGACGGGGAACAAGGATCGGGCCCAACAATGGTGTGGTCAGTTCAATCACCGAACGAGGAATCATCGTTCAAGAGCGGTTTACGGATGTGTACGGGAATAAACAGGAGCGGGAATACGTCAAGCTCCTGCACCCGAAAGAGGGTACAGAATGA
- a CDS encoding Type IV pilus biogenesis protein PilO, with protein sequence MSLNAINLESLRSIPTGQKVTLLGLLVAAILVGFYFYVVDPKTAELETVQGQVVQLDTEIQNLTIKVKHLDELMAAAKQLEIELAAKKERLPPEEEAVMLLKQVSDLGLRLGLDVRLWKPGAQAEDPSKLFIRMPVNVEVAGGYHTAAIFFDRISKLSRIVTVQDVRIGTPHVDQGRVVTQTVFDLVAYAAPQEKPAVALAPTAKPK encoded by the coding sequence ATGAGTTTGAATGCGATCAACCTTGAAAGCCTCCGCAGTATCCCGACGGGGCAAAAAGTTACGTTGCTGGGATTGCTCGTGGCGGCGATTCTGGTCGGGTTCTATTTTTATGTGGTCGATCCCAAGACGGCGGAGCTGGAGACGGTCCAGGGGCAAGTGGTCCAGCTGGATACGGAGATTCAGAACCTCACGATCAAGGTAAAGCATCTGGACGAACTCATGGCGGCAGCCAAACAACTGGAAATTGAGCTGGCCGCCAAGAAAGAGCGCCTCCCGCCGGAAGAGGAAGCGGTCATGTTGCTCAAGCAGGTGTCTGATTTGGGGCTTCGGTTAGGGTTGGATGTTCGGCTCTGGAAGCCCGGTGCCCAGGCGGAGGACCCGTCGAAGTTGTTCATACGGATGCCCGTCAATGTGGAAGTCGCCGGCGGATACCATACGGCCGCGATCTTTTTCGATCGGATCAGCAAGTTGTCCCGTATCGTCACCGTTCAAGACGTGCGGATCGGTACACCGCATGTCGATCAAGGACGAGTCGTGACGCAAACGGTGTTTGATTTGGTGGCCTACGCGGCTCCGCAGGAAAAGCCGGCTGTTGCGCTTGCGCCGACGGCAAAGCCGAAGTGA
- a CDS encoding Type IV pilus biogenesis protein PilN, which produces MIKINLLATGPKARKATPQWDVRAEAFLGVGVLTITLAGCWWYASSLDDEIQAKQNEKQSKDKQVAQLKEQVKAVHDFEQKKKQLEDKNRIIDQLEKSRTGPVKVLDHVSQSLNPLKVWLVRMNLKGNNVELEGRAMSNDDVVEFVNNLRRTDQFGTIKLMESRAGQDNKLNTYQFKLDLSMKG; this is translated from the coding sequence ATGATAAAAATCAACTTACTCGCAACCGGACCCAAGGCCAGAAAGGCCACACCGCAGTGGGACGTGCGCGCCGAAGCCTTCCTCGGCGTCGGTGTGCTGACGATCACGCTGGCGGGATGTTGGTGGTATGCGTCCTCACTCGACGACGAGATCCAAGCCAAACAGAATGAGAAGCAGAGTAAGGATAAGCAAGTCGCGCAGCTCAAGGAACAGGTGAAGGCGGTTCACGATTTTGAGCAGAAGAAAAAACAGCTAGAGGACAAAAATCGCATCATCGATCAGTTGGAAAAGAGTCGAACCGGCCCGGTCAAGGTGTTGGACCACGTCAGCCAAAGCCTCAATCCGCTCAAGGTCTGGCTGGTGCGGATGAATCTCAAAGGCAACAACGTCGAACTCGAAGGACGGGCCATGTCGAACGACGATGTGGTCGAGTTTGTGAACAACCTTCGCAGGACGGATCAGTTCGGGACCATCAAGTTGATGGAGAGCCGAGCCGGACAAGACAACAAGTTGAATACGTATCAGTTCAAACTTGACCTGTCGATGAAAGGCTAA
- a CDS encoding Type IV pilus biogenesis protein PilM: MLASLKHLADLDFFSMFSSQRQLLGLDIGSSSIKLVQIKEQRGRHTLQKFGVKELEPEVIVDGTVMDEGRVVSAIKELLAEHHVKLKQVAISISGHAVIIKKISLPPMPDEELDGQVKLAAEQYIPFDINEVNLDFHVLPPSENAEEQGEMSIVLVAAKKDKINELTELVKAAGLIPVVMDVDAFAIENMYGVTNPASQEDTTTLVNIGASVMNVNIVRGGVSLFTRDIPLGGNRYSEAVQREMGVSFEEAEQLKKSDRDDDQSLATVMESVNAEVASEIARTIDYFKTTSSDGDITRVLLCGGGAKVKGLAQQLHDRMHVDVEIANPFSEIDTSVCNVDPDRLAEMGPLAAVGVGLALRTVGDR, from the coding sequence ATGCTGGCTTCACTGAAACATCTTGCTGATCTGGATTTTTTCTCGATGTTCTCATCGCAACGACAACTGTTGGGGCTCGACATCGGGTCAAGCAGCATCAAACTCGTTCAGATCAAGGAACAGCGTGGGCGCCATACGCTGCAGAAGTTCGGGGTGAAAGAACTGGAGCCGGAGGTCATCGTCGACGGCACCGTGATGGACGAAGGGCGAGTCGTGTCGGCCATCAAGGAGTTGCTGGCCGAACACCACGTCAAGTTGAAGCAGGTCGCCATTTCTATTTCCGGTCATGCCGTCATCATCAAGAAGATCAGTTTGCCGCCGATGCCTGATGAGGAGCTTGACGGGCAGGTGAAACTCGCGGCGGAGCAATACATTCCCTTCGACATCAATGAAGTGAATCTCGATTTTCATGTGTTGCCACCGTCGGAAAATGCGGAGGAGCAGGGCGAGATGTCGATCGTGTTGGTTGCGGCAAAGAAGGACAAAATCAACGAGCTGACCGAGTTGGTGAAAGCGGCCGGCCTGATTCCGGTGGTGATGGATGTCGATGCCTTTGCCATCGAGAACATGTACGGCGTGACGAATCCTGCCTCGCAAGAAGATACGACGACGTTGGTGAACATCGGTGCCAGCGTCATGAATGTGAACATCGTGAGAGGAGGAGTGTCGCTCTTTACCCGTGATATTCCGTTGGGCGGCAATCGATATTCCGAAGCCGTGCAGCGCGAAATGGGAGTCTCCTTCGAGGAAGCGGAACAATTGAAAAAGAGCGATCGTGACGACGACCAGTCGCTTGCGACGGTGATGGAGAGCGTCAACGCCGAGGTTGCGTCGGAGATCGCGCGCACGATCGATTACTTCAAGACCACGTCTTCGGACGGCGACATCACGCGTGTGTTGTTGTGCGGCGGAGGAGCCAAGGTCAAGGGATTGGCTCAGCAACTGCACGATCGAATGCATGTGGATGTGGAGATCGCGAATCCCTTCAGTGAGATCGACACGTCGGTGTGCAATGTCGATCCCGATCGGCTGGCCGAGATGGGGCCGTTGGCGGCGGTAGGGGTGGGACTCGCGCTTCGGACGGTGGGGGACCGATGA
- a CDS encoding RNase adapter protein RapZ, with product MAALNLVVISGLSGSGKSHALKAFEDAGYFCVDNLPPALLPTFVELCHQQGGEIKNVALGIDIRERVFFGDLATVLGELKTQGHALQLVFLEAREEVLVRRFSESRRPHPLLPHMPVLEGVRFERERLNDLRKHADRVIDTSDITVHELRDLLIRQFRQDPVARRMTISLVTFGYKFGVPYDIDLLFDVRFIRNPFFVPDLKALTGEDARVQQYVFADPAAGQFLEQLQGLFAFLIPLFERDQRSYLSIGIGCTGGRHRSVTIALRLRERFAALGYEVSVTHRDLHKP from the coding sequence ATGGCCGCGCTTAATCTCGTCGTCATCAGCGGTCTTTCCGGATCCGGAAAGAGCCACGCGTTGAAGGCCTTCGAAGACGCAGGCTATTTCTGTGTCGACAATCTCCCGCCGGCCCTCCTTCCGACCTTCGTCGAACTGTGCCACCAACAAGGGGGCGAGATTAAGAATGTCGCCCTGGGGATCGACATCCGCGAACGGGTGTTTTTCGGCGATTTGGCGACGGTGTTGGGTGAATTGAAGACCCAGGGCCATGCTCTCCAGCTCGTGTTTTTGGAGGCGAGGGAAGAAGTCCTGGTTCGCCGGTTTTCAGAAAGCCGCCGTCCTCACCCGCTGTTGCCACATATGCCGGTGCTGGAGGGGGTTCGGTTTGAACGGGAGCGTCTGAACGACCTTCGGAAACATGCCGACCGAGTCATCGACACGTCCGACATTACCGTGCATGAATTGCGCGATCTGTTGATCAGGCAATTCCGTCAGGATCCCGTCGCTCGTCGCATGACCATCTCGCTGGTCACGTTCGGGTACAAGTTCGGCGTTCCGTATGATATCGACCTGCTCTTCGATGTGCGGTTCATCCGCAACCCGTTCTTTGTACCGGACTTGAAAGCCTTGACCGGCGAGGATGCCCGAGTCCAGCAATATGTATTTGCTGACCCGGCTGCCGGTCAGTTTCTGGAACAGCTGCAGGGATTGTTTGCCTTTCTGATCCCGCTGTTCGAGCGGGATCAGCGAAGTTACCTCAGCATCGGCATCGGATGCACCGGGGGACGCCATCGGTCCGTGACGATCGCGTTGCGCCTCCGGGAGCGATTCGCGGCCCTCGGGTACGAGGTGTCCGTGACCCACCGAGATCTTCACAAACCCTAG
- a CDS encoding Ribosome hibernation promoting factor Hpf translates to MRLMITGRHVAVTPALRHYVETRMERLDRYGLKLGTLQILLSLEKFHHVAEVVGVVQGRRLQAKTSTEEMYASIDQVVDKLDAQVRKLKERRANHKFGDQPRIRAVARKVASGEQGEVEVVRPTLDLMTVDEAITALDATSTGVLMFVNALSGNVQVLQRLPDGKVSLIDPTRDRARASHGRA, encoded by the coding sequence ATGCGATTGATGATCACGGGACGACATGTGGCGGTCACACCTGCGTTGCGACATTATGTCGAAACACGCATGGAGCGGCTGGATCGCTATGGCCTGAAGCTGGGGACGCTGCAAATTCTCCTCAGTTTGGAAAAATTCCATCACGTGGCCGAAGTCGTGGGTGTCGTGCAGGGGCGACGGCTGCAGGCGAAGACGTCGACCGAAGAGATGTATGCCTCGATCGATCAGGTCGTCGATAAGCTTGACGCGCAGGTGCGGAAACTGAAAGAGCGGCGGGCGAACCACAAATTCGGCGATCAACCGCGCATACGGGCCGTGGCGCGCAAGGTGGCGAGTGGGGAACAGGGCGAGGTGGAAGTCGTCCGTCCGACGCTCGACTTGATGACCGTCGACGAGGCCATAACAGCGCTTGATGCGACTTCCACCGGTGTGCTTATGTTCGTGAATGCCCTATCCGGGAACGTCCAGGTGCTCCAGCGGTTGCCTGATGGAAAGGTGTCTTTGATCGACCCTACGCGCGACCGTGCTCGCGCCTCTCATGGCCGCGCTTAA
- a CDS encoding RNA polymerase sigma-54 factor RpoN has product MKLRLDIKLSQKLIMTPQLQQAIKLLQLSRLELQQSLQQHLMENPLLDESVTEAEENEETGTADREQPENPPTTSGDTGNEGDDKPAESGENAEEFSASSWEDYFDTDMRRGDTEYGSSSKEEFPSYEQTVAKSVSLEDHLVWQLSLSGLSDREKAIGRLIIGNLDDDGYLRMTLEELVSGTAYSVAEAESVLKDVQGFDPTGVAARDLPECLLLQLKFLGRSHIGSLGARPGMLKGSVLEAIVLHHLKDLEKKQYSRIAKAMNISMDEVFQATRVIEGLEPKPGRPFSNTQNYVIVPDVFVVKNEGEWEVLLNDDGLPRMRISPYYKQLMSSGQSGSAETKAYLDDKLRAAQWVIRSIEQRNKTIVKVVSSIVKFQEGFFERGIQYLKPLVLKQVAEDIGMHESTISRVTANKYMYCPQGMLELKFFFNAGLQRADQPSDMLSSLTVREMIRKMVADEDVRKPLKDEEIAARLRTQHVLIARRTVAKYRAEDNIPSATQRKKFF; this is encoded by the coding sequence ATGAAGCTGCGACTGGACATCAAGCTCAGCCAAAAACTCATTATGACGCCGCAGTTGCAACAGGCGATCAAACTGTTGCAACTGTCGCGATTGGAACTCCAGCAAAGTCTGCAACAACATCTGATGGAAAATCCGTTGCTGGACGAGTCGGTGACCGAAGCCGAAGAGAACGAGGAAACGGGGACGGCCGACCGTGAACAACCGGAGAATCCGCCTACGACGTCCGGCGACACCGGCAACGAAGGCGATGACAAGCCGGCCGAGAGCGGAGAGAACGCGGAAGAGTTTTCGGCCTCGAGTTGGGAAGATTATTTCGATACGGACATGCGCCGCGGGGATACGGAGTACGGATCCTCGTCCAAAGAGGAATTTCCTTCCTATGAACAAACCGTCGCAAAGTCCGTCTCACTGGAAGACCACCTCGTTTGGCAGCTGTCCCTGTCGGGCCTTTCGGACCGTGAAAAGGCGATCGGGAGGCTCATCATCGGGAACCTGGATGATGACGGATACCTGCGTATGACCCTGGAGGAACTGGTGTCCGGGACGGCCTATTCCGTAGCCGAGGCTGAGTCAGTCCTGAAAGACGTTCAAGGATTCGACCCGACCGGAGTGGCGGCGAGAGATCTTCCGGAATGTCTTCTCCTGCAACTCAAATTTTTGGGCCGAAGCCACATCGGTTCGTTAGGGGCTCGCCCCGGCATGTTGAAGGGGTCGGTGTTGGAAGCGATCGTGCTCCATCACTTGAAGGATCTGGAAAAGAAACAATACAGTCGGATCGCCAAGGCGATGAATATCTCGATGGACGAGGTGTTCCAAGCAACGCGAGTCATCGAGGGGTTGGAGCCGAAGCCTGGGCGCCCCTTCTCGAATACCCAGAATTATGTGATCGTGCCCGATGTTTTCGTCGTCAAGAACGAAGGTGAGTGGGAAGTATTGCTCAACGACGACGGGTTGCCGCGTATGCGCATCAGCCCCTATTACAAGCAACTGATGTCGTCCGGGCAGTCCGGTTCGGCGGAGACCAAGGCCTATTTGGACGACAAGTTGCGTGCGGCCCAATGGGTAATCCGAAGCATCGAACAGCGCAACAAGACGATCGTCAAAGTCGTGTCGAGCATCGTGAAGTTTCAAGAGGGATTTTTCGAGCGCGGCATCCAGTACTTGAAACCGTTGGTCTTGAAACAAGTGGCCGAGGATATCGGCATGCATGAATCGACCATCAGCCGTGTGACGGCCAACAAGTACATGTATTGTCCGCAGGGTATGCTGGAATTGAAATTTTTCTTCAACGCGGGACTCCAGCGAGCGGATCAACCGTCCGATATGCTGTCGTCGCTTACGGTGCGCGAAATGATTCGGAAAATGGTCGCGGACGAAGACGTGCGCAAGCCCTTGAAAGACGAGGAAATCGCCGCACGACTTCGTACGCAGCACGTGTTGATTGCCCGCCGAACGGTGGCCAAGTATCGTGCGGAGGACAACATCCCCTCCGCCACGCAGCGAAAGAAGTTCTTTTAA
- a CDS encoding Lipopolysaccharide ABC transporter, ATP-binding protein LptB: MIETPSEIQARLVIRSTSSIEVERLAATGLVKSFRGRKVVKGVSLDVRAGEVVGLLGPNGAGKTTIFDMMVGLCQPDEGQIALSGHDMTDLPMYKRARRGIGYLPQESSVFRRLSVEHNILAILEMLGYSKSERAERVEALLKELDLVHIRKSKAYALSGGERRRLEITRALATSPLFMLLDEPFAGIDPIAVADIQQIIIRLKQRHIGVLITDHNVRETLSITDRAYIINEGTILEAGPPGVIEKSEMARAVYLGEGFRL; the protein is encoded by the coding sequence GTGATTGAAACGCCTTCGGAAATCCAGGCTCGTCTCGTAATCCGTTCCACTTCATCAATCGAAGTGGAACGCCTGGCGGCAACCGGTTTGGTAAAGAGCTTCCGTGGGCGTAAGGTCGTAAAGGGGGTTTCGCTCGATGTGCGGGCCGGTGAGGTTGTCGGACTGCTGGGGCCGAACGGCGCAGGGAAAACGACGATCTTCGACATGATGGTGGGGCTCTGCCAACCGGATGAAGGGCAGATCGCTTTGAGCGGCCATGACATGACCGATCTGCCGATGTATAAAAGGGCTCGGCGGGGAATCGGCTACTTGCCGCAGGAATCGTCGGTATTCCGTCGTCTCTCGGTGGAGCATAATATCCTTGCGATTCTGGAGATGCTGGGCTATTCGAAAAGTGAACGGGCGGAGCGTGTGGAAGCATTGCTGAAAGAGCTTGATCTGGTGCATATTCGCAAGAGCAAGGCTTACGCGTTATCGGGAGGGGAACGACGAAGGCTGGAGATTACCCGTGCATTGGCCACCAGTCCCTTGTTTATGTTGCTCGATGAGCCGTTCGCCGGCATCGACCCTATTGCGGTAGCCGACATTCAGCAGATCATCATCCGTCTGAAGCAACGACATATCGGAGTGTTGATTACGGATCACAATGTGCGGGAGACGCTGTCCATCACCGATCGGGCGTATATCATCAATGAAGGAACGATCTTGGAAGCGGGCCCGCCTGGAGTGATCGAGAAAAGTGAAATGGCGCGAGCCGTCTATTTGGGAGAAGGTTTTCGCCTCTAG
- a CDS encoding Lipopolysaccharide export system protein LptA has product MWTWFLLLNIAMWLAAPATYSAEASVPKEASHDPVTTTITSRTMTVSNQENKAIFDGSVVLTRGPLVVYSDHMVVSFHSGRNGAAGSVPADAANPKVLPGAKKKDPPGRAAAPTVSDRSIRMVEATGRVRIEKEDGRATCQKALYYEEEKKIVLTGEPVAWQKGTRVSGKRITMFLEEDRSVVEGDSQVTIEGEGGGKR; this is encoded by the coding sequence GTGTGGACGTGGTTCCTGCTTCTTAATATCGCGATGTGGCTGGCGGCACCTGCGACCTATTCCGCGGAAGCAAGCGTACCGAAAGAGGCGAGCCACGATCCCGTCACGACCACCATTACCTCGCGAACCATGACTGTCAGCAATCAGGAGAATAAGGCGATCTTCGACGGATCAGTGGTCCTCACCCGCGGCCCGCTGGTCGTCTATTCCGATCACATGGTGGTGTCGTTCCATTCCGGCCGTAATGGAGCCGCTGGGAGCGTTCCCGCGGACGCCGCCAACCCAAAGGTGCTTCCCGGTGCGAAGAAAAAAGATCCCCCGGGCCGGGCTGCAGCGCCGACGGTTTCCGACCGCAGCATTCGCATGGTCGAGGCTACCGGCCGAGTCAGAATCGAGAAGGAAGATGGGCGCGCCACCTGCCAAAAGGCTCTGTATTACGAAGAAGAGAAGAAGATCGTTCTCACGGGTGAACCGGTTGCTTGGCAAAAGGGGACACGAGTGTCCGGCAAGCGAATCACCATGTTTTTAGAAGAAGATCGGAGTGTGGTGGAAGGAGACTCTCAGGTGACTATCGAGGGCGAAGGCGGTGGCAAGCGGTGA
- a CDS encoding Lipopolysaccharide export system protein LptC: protein MWERWIRRGLLALSVVLAAFLGYLLVTRSNPGSSSRSVAAVGAEAADARIQDFTFTQTKGEIVQWKVQAEQARLFEKESRALLNRVQITLYGAQGKELTLSGDDGTLDTQTKNFQLSNRSTPIVVETQSGYTIQTNHLAWTDARHEIQTADHVTINGHGLQVTGRGLLGKMDTEEFQVLEDVRVDVVPAS from the coding sequence ATGTGGGAACGTTGGATTCGACGAGGTCTTCTTGCTCTCAGTGTGGTACTGGCGGCCTTTCTCGGGTATTTGCTCGTGACGCGATCCAACCCGGGCTCTTCGTCGCGATCAGTTGCCGCTGTCGGCGCCGAGGCGGCCGATGCGCGCATTCAAGATTTCACCTTTACCCAGACGAAGGGCGAGATCGTGCAATGGAAAGTACAAGCAGAACAAGCTCGCCTGTTCGAGAAGGAGAGCCGTGCGCTCTTGAATAGGGTTCAGATTACGCTCTACGGAGCACAGGGGAAAGAATTGACCCTGTCGGGAGATGATGGCACGCTTGATACACAGACCAAAAACTTCCAGCTTTCCAACCGCTCCACGCCGATCGTGGTGGAGACTCAAAGCGGCTACACGATTCAGACCAATCATCTCGCATGGACGGATGCGCGACATGAAATCCAAACGGCCGACCATGTCACGATCAACGGGCACGGGTTGCAAGTCACCGGAAGGGGATTGCTTGGTAAGATGGACACAGAAGAATTCCAGGTGTTGGAGGATGTGCGTGTGGACGTGGTTCCTGCTTCTTAA
- a CDS encoding LSU ribosomal protein L17p, with protein sequence MRHKKKGRQLGRQTKHRWALFRSLVTSLLEQERIETTEAKAKEVRGFTDRMISLGKDGSLPARRRALSFLRSKTVVSKLFSDVASRFRDRPGGYTRIIRTRRRVGDAAEMVAIELVARPEKAAVSPSSGAQATEKKDVSDKSVASAES encoded by the coding sequence GTGCGCCACAAAAAGAAGGGTCGACAGCTCGGACGTCAAACCAAACATCGCTGGGCTCTCTTTCGGAGCCTGGTGACCTCGTTGCTGGAACAGGAGCGCATCGAAACGACGGAAGCCAAGGCGAAGGAAGTCCGTGGCTTTACCGACCGAATGATTTCTCTCGGCAAGGACGGCAGCCTACCGGCCCGTCGTCGCGCACTCAGTTTCTTGCGTAGCAAGACGGTCGTTTCGAAGCTCTTCAGCGATGTCGCATCACGCTTTCGTGATCGGCCGGGAGGCTACACGCGCATTATCAGAACCAGGCGGCGGGTCGGTGATGCCGCTGAGATGGTGGCGATCGAGTTGGTCGCCAGGCCGGAAAAAGCCGCGGTATCGCCTTCGTCGGGTGCGCAAGCTACCGAGAAAAAAGACGTCTCAGACAAAAGCGTTGCTTCCGCAGAAAGCTGA